The Oharaeibacter diazotrophicus genomic interval AGACCGCGACCTCGGCGATGAGACGGCGTACGACGTCCTCCTCGCGCGGGGCGTACGGGGAGGAGAAGACGGGGCGGTTCGGCAGGGCGTGGAGTGTCATGGGCGGGAACGGCGCTCCAGGGCGAAGGCCCCGGGGCCCGGAGCGCATCTCATTTCCACACCATATCAAGGTGGATGGGGACGATCCGACGTTTCTGGGGCATGGAAACGGGGAATGTCCCGGCGATGGGGGATCTTCGCCGCAAAATCCGCGGATCGGCCGGACCGAACGTCCGAAGGGAGGCGTCAGGTGACTTCTTTGGCACAGGAGCGGGCGAACCGGCGCCCGGAGGTCGAGATACCGGGTCTCGACCGAATCGACCGCAAGATCCTGTCGGCCCTCCAGGTCGACGGGCGCATCACCAACCTCGAGCTCGCCGACAAGGTCGGGCTGTCGCCGACCGCGACAGCCGAGCGCGTCAAGCGCCTGACCCGCGACGGCTTCATCCTCGGCTATTCCGCGCGGCTCGACCCGGCACGGCTGCAGCGCGGCCTCCTGGTGTTCGTCGAGATCAAGCTCGACCGGATGAACCCCGAGGTGTTCTCCACCTTCGCCGCCGCGGTGACCCGCGCGCCCGAGGTGCTGGAGTGCCACCTGATCGCCGGCGGCTTCGACTATCTCGTCAAGGCCCGCGTCAAGGACATGGAAGCCTACCGTTCCTTCCTCTCCGACGTGCTGATGGCCCTGCCGGGCGTGCGCGAGACGCATACGTACCCGGTGATGGAGGAGGTGAAGCACACGTCGGCGCTGCCGTTGTAAGGGGGCAGTAGGGAGTAGGCATTCGGGCTTCGGGCTTCGGCAGCCGGGCTTCGGGCTTCGCCGGTCGGGCTGCGGAGGCGGGTCTTCGACCGTCGGGCCTGGACCGCCGAACACCGAGCCTCGGCGGCGATCCTACGGGCGCCGAACGGCCGCCCCCCGTCTCCCCATCCTCGACAGGCCCCCTCCCCCCTGGAGGGGGAGGGTTGGGGAGAGGGGGCAGACGGGTCGCGGCATCCATCGACATTCTCCTCGACGTCCGGGCCCCGGGCGGACGGTGCGGCGGTGGCCCCCTCTCCCTGTCCCTCCCCCTCCAGGGGGGAGGGGACGCGGTGGCGATGGCGCGGCTCGATTGGAAGGGGCGGCGGCTACACACGCCGCTCCGGCCGTTGCGCAAAACCGATGGGCGTGGAGCATGCCTCCCGGGCGGCGTTTCCGTGGCCGGTCGATCGGGAATCGCGGCGCCCACGCCACGTCGCCCGCCGCTTCCTCCCCGAAGAGGCTTGACCGCGCCGGTGCGGTGGGGCACCGGAGCGGCGTCTCATGCCGGACGCCGACCATGACCAGCCGCTTCGAGGACCATCTCTCCGCTCTCGCCGACGCCGTCGAGGCCCGGCTCGCCGTGGTGCTGGCCGACGCCGCCGGGCCGGGCGAGTCGCGCCGGCCGGATCGGCTGACGGCGGCGATGCGCCACGCGGTGCTCGGCGGCGGCAAGCGGCTGCGGCCGTTCCTGGTCGCGGCCACGGCCGAACTCCACGGCGGCGGCGACGGCGACCCGCTCGCGGTGGCGGCGGCGGTCGAGTGCCTGCACTGCTACTCGCTCGTCCACGACGACCTGCCGTCGATGGACGACGACGACCTGCGCCGCGGCCGGCCGACCGTGCACCGTGCCTTCGACGAGGCGACCGCGATCCTCGCCGGCGACGGCCTGCAGACGCTCGCCTTCGACCTCCTCGCCGACCCCGCGACGCACCCCGACGCGGCCGTCCGAATCGCGCTGGTGGCCGACCTCGCCAAGGCGTCCGGGCCGGGCGGCATGGTCGGCGGCCAGATGCTCGACCTTTCCGCCGAGGGCCGCTTCGGCGACGGCCGGCCGGCGGCGCTCGGCGACGGGGAGATCCGCCGGCTCCAGGCGATGAAGACCGGCGCGCTGATCCGCGCCGCCTGCACCATGGGCGCCCGGGTCGCGGGTGCGGGACCGGCCGAAGTGGCGCGGATGGCGCGCTACGGAGACATCGTCGGCCTCGCCTTCCAACTCGCCGACGACCTGCTCGACGTCACCGGCGACGCCGCCACCGTCGGCAAGGCGACCGCCAAGGACGCCGCCGCCGGCAAGGGCACGCTGGTGTCGCTGAACGGGATCGCGGCCGTGCGCGCCGAACTCGACGCACTGGTCGCGGAGGCCGGTACGGTGCTGGCGCCCTATGGCGCGCGCGCGGAGACGCTGATCGCCGCCGCCCGCTTCGTCGCCGACCGCGAACGTTAAAAGGAAACGCGGCCCGCCGTCAGCCGGCGCCGTCGCGGCGCGGGTAGCGGATCAGGAAGGTCCAGACCGAATAGGCGAGCAGACCGCCCGCCAGCACCTGCCACATCGGGTCGCCGCCGAGGGCGAGTTCGTAGCCGAGCCAGAGCGCCACCAGCACGACGATGGCGATCCGCCGCCACAGCGGCCGATAGAACGGATGGTCGAGGTCGGACGGGCGGCGCGCCATAGTCAGGCGGTCTCCCGGGCGGGCTCGGCGGCGGCCGGGCGACCGAAGCGCTTCTCGATATAGTCGAGCACGATGGCGCGGAAGTCCTCGGCGATCCGGGGCCCGCGCAGCGTCATCGCCTTGCGGCCGTCGATGAAGACCGGCGCGGCCGGGCTCTCACCGGTGCCGGGCA includes:
- a CDS encoding polyprenyl synthetase family protein → MTSRFEDHLSALADAVEARLAVVLADAAGPGESRRPDRLTAAMRHAVLGGGKRLRPFLVAATAELHGGGDGDPLAVAAAVECLHCYSLVHDDLPSMDDDDLRRGRPTVHRAFDEATAILAGDGLQTLAFDLLADPATHPDAAVRIALVADLAKASGPGGMVGGQMLDLSAEGRFGDGRPAALGDGEIRRLQAMKTGALIRAACTMGARVAGAGPAEVARMARYGDIVGLAFQLADDLLDVTGDAATVGKATAKDAAAGKGTLVSLNGIAAVRAELDALVAEAGTVLAPYGARAETLIAAARFVADRER
- a CDS encoding DUF3329 domain-containing protein; its protein translation is MARRPSDLDHPFYRPLWRRIAIVVLVALWLGYELALGGDPMWQVLAGGLLAYSVWTFLIRYPRRDGAG
- a CDS encoding Lrp/AsnC ligand binding domain-containing protein; amino-acid sequence: MPGLDRIDRKILSALQVDGRITNLELADKVGLSPTATAERVKRLTRDGFILGYSARLDPARLQRGLLVFVEIKLDRMNPEVFSTFAAAVTRAPEVLECHLIAGGFDYLVKARVKDMEAYRSFLSDVLMALPGVRETHTYPVMEEVKHTSALPL